From the Triticum urartu cultivar G1812 chromosome 4, Tu2.1, whole genome shotgun sequence genome, the window ACGGCACTCTGCCCGCCGCCATGATCGGCTCCATGCTGTTCACCCGCGCTCTGAGCAGGAGCGGATCGCCTCGCAAACTCAGTACCGGGTAAACTCGGGATTGAATCAGTGTGAGCAAGCGAAAACCAGGGCGGCGATATCCCCCTCTTAAAGCCGCGGCACCGGAGCAAACACTGTACGAGGCGAAATCGGATTCATTTTCGTGGTCGTTCGCGCAGGCGCATCCGGATCCCAGGCGGACCTGGCAACCGACCTCATGACGAGCTTCTAAGCTTTGGTAAGAACAGTTAACCAAAACATACCAAAGGCTGTGATTGGCGGGAAAAAGAAAGGACTGCCACGCACGCTGCCCGTTCGGTTTTGCGCCACTCTCCGGAGTGGAGTTCCCCCGCCCCGCACCGCACGTACTCGGTGCTGGCAGTTCGAGTTCAATTCACAGCGTTCTTTACCAACCGTTTGGTTTCTCGGTTTCGGGCATAGTTCCAACCTCCCAGTTCGCACACGCACCTACGTAGGACGCTGCGGAAGAACAACCGGCTGGAGGAGCCGGAGATCGATCGATGGGGGCGGACGATGGTCGTCGCGACGACGACGGCTGGCAGTGCCGGCCGCTGGGGCTCCTGATCGGCCTGCCGTTCGCCGCCCTCGCGTTAGTGCTCTCGCTCGCCGGCGCCGTCGTCTGGATCCTCGGGTGCGTGCGCGTCTCTTCCTGGCTGCTCCCTCGACCCTCATGCATGCCAGCCCCATCTTCTGGGTGCTTGCGACATTGGCTTAAACTTTGGTTTCTCTGCTACGGCTTGTTAGCATAACGTGAGTGTGTGTCTGAACTCGTTTTCTCTTGGTAGGTCGGCGCTGAGCTGCGTGTGCCCGTGCTGCGTGTGctgcgcggcggcggcgaacctGGCGGTGGGCCTCGTCCAGATGCCCGTCAAGGTCATCCGCTGGTTCATCAGGCAGATCCCCTGCTAGGCTGCTCAATTGTACTTCTGGAGTAAATGTTGTCATCTTGTTTTCAGTTGTACTCCCTTCGTCTGAAATTACTTGTCATAGAAATAAATAAAAGTAGATGTATCTAAAATTAAAATGCGTCTAGATACATACATTTTTATTATAAGTATTTtaggacagagggagtagtatgcATGCTTGCTGAACGAGAGGCCGGAGATATGATTTGGTCGTGTTTCCTTCCCACGTCTCACCTAAATAAACGACGCCGCGTAGAGGCAAAACATGTTCTTTCTCGAGACATTTTAGGACGATGCTTTTCACGACCCTGACACAACTTCATATGTATCTCTTATATGAATCTGGATGGTTGAAACGGAAAACGAACGATTGTACTCTCTTCGTTCGGAATTatttgtcgcaggtatggatgtatctagatgtattttagttctaaatacatccatttctgcgacgagtaatttgaaacggagAAAGTAAAAGTTAACATGAGCTCCGGTTTTTTAGGGTGCAACCCATTTTGCATTCTTAGCATCTACTCCGGACGTGTACAATCTGACCTCTCAAACGTCTAATCAGACAACTTGAACATTGTCCGGACAGATGAGGGGAGGAAAGGAGTCGCCCAAGCACAACCCTCACTTTGTCCCGACGTGTCCGGTAAGTCCACAAATTTCTATATTCAATTCATATGTGGGAAAGATATGAGGATGTTCGGGCAGCCCTCTATGTAGGATGCGGCCTACCTCGGACCACCTTTTCTCTTTCTTCATGCCCATCAATCAGATGCATTTGACTGGGCAATTTGGGAGAATGTAGGGGACATGATTACATGCATGCACAAGTGAAGACTCAAAACGGACACGCCCGGTCACTGACCGAGCACATCCACGGATGTTTGGGGATCAAAATTAGTCAGTCCTGATTATATATGCTCTTACAAGCTTTGGGTCGGCCTCAGGAGGTCCACCTTGACGAGGCGGTGCTTATGAAATTACTTGGAGAGTAGGCGATGGTTCTCAAATTAAGATCTGGGAAAATCCATGGATACTGAGCAGTCCTACACAGAAAGTTATGACACCGAGAGGTAAAATTTTGATTACAAGAGTTTCTGAACTCATTGATGCCGAAAAAAGGACGTGGGATGAACAGTTATTAAATGATATATTTTGGCCTATTGATGTGCAACGAATTATGAACATCCCTTTGGCAATGGGTATGATGGATGATTTTGTCTCATGGCACTTTAACAGAAGTGGGATTTTTTTGTTAGACCGGCTTATCATGAAGAATGGCTTACCACGAAAGTTGAGAATGACAAACTCAGTTCAAGCCTCAAGTACTAGTCCAGTCTGGCGAACCATTTGGAAATTGCGTGTGCCGGCAAAAATAAAAATCCATGTGTGGAGAGCTTTGCTTGGAGCAATTCCCTGTTATGGAGTCCTTGCGAATAGGCATATGATAACAACttcctccttttcggtttatatggcttatctcaaaatcttagttttttcattttataaggctcaatttggttgttcctcATCACaagttcagattccaaggtgcattaaatcgttgcatgcaagtattaagagaaaattgaccaatgcgtgtactttatgcatgcatgcattgcaattaatacattggtaaacataattttttgaaaaaaacaagagcattaattgggtgcttttgcaaattACAAAAAGTATTCCATCACTCACCATCTATCTtagttggtgagatttttgaattgagcctataaaccggaaaggagggagtagttcccAATGCCTGCTTTGTACATCCGACTATGAGAGAATTAGGCACGCTTTGTTTCTGTGCCCAAGAGTGCAAGAAATATGGCGAACTCTTGGTCTGAGACCCTTGATCAATGAGGTATGTACATCTGAAAGGGAAGGGGGTCTGTGCCGGCGGATATGCTACTGTCCAGGAATCAAATTCAGTCATTGGTGGCTGATGTTAACCGCAATGATCTACTGGCCATAGGTGTCTAGTATGTGTGGTGGGAGCGTCGCCAGTTCACTCATGGTGAGCTCCTTTTTGAGCCAACGAGATCAGCACAAGCAATTTTAGCTTTGGCAAAAAACTTCACACAGGCACAATTCAAAAATATGAGAATCAAGAGACATGGATGGAACAAGCCGCTGGATGGTCTAGTTAAACTCAATGTTGATGTTACATTTGATCAAGACAGAGGGTACTGGGAGTACGGGTGCAAGTTTACGTGATGACACAACTTTTTTCTTGGTTGCATCTTGTGTTGATATTCCGTTCATGGAAGATGTCGGGACATCAGAAGCTCGGGGTCTTAGGGATGGGCTTCTTCTGGCTAATGATATGGGCTGCAACAAAATCTACGTGGAGGTGGATTGTATGGAGGTAATTGAGATCATGCAGAATGGCGGCAATTCCCTTGGCCCAGCGGCGGCAATCTATGAAGAATGCTCTTTTTAGCTCGCAATTTTTTTTCGATATATTTTCATCACGGTCCTAGGGAGGCTAATATGGCGGCGGATATATTTTCTAGGAACTCGAAGACTTCTCGAATAATTCTCTAGAAGTCGGAGCCTTCGAAGTTTTTAGTAGACGTTTTATCAAACGATGTATCTTTATTCTCACATGAAATATAAACCGCCATAATGGCATTTCCTAAAAAAAAAGAGTATCTTCAACTTATACAAATCAAACCAAAGGAGCCCTGAGTCGGGCTTTTTTTGTTAAGGGTCAGTTGGGGTTTTTTGCTCTTTATTTTGATGATCATTCGGGCTTTTTTTGCTGGGCACATTCTTAACCACAAGCGCATCAAAAGATAGATGGGCTGACAGGTCCCACCGGACGGCCCGCGCCGCAGAGCCCAACCGCGACCGAATTCTATCTACCTGTACACGTATGGCATGCTTCTGGAAGCTTCCACCCCTTACTAATTTCCTCGCAACCCGGTGCGAGCCGCCTTTCCCGTCACGAGCACGAGACGGAACCGGGCACCGAGGCCACCCACGGCTCGGCGCAGCGGCGTGCGATAAGGGAGACCGACCGAGGGAGCGAGCGAACCTCTCCGGTGAGGGGACGGGGACGACAAGGCCGGCAAGATTCGAGGGGCCGGCGGAACCAAGCGGAAGGCAGCAGAGTCGTCGTCCACGCGGGGCGGCCGCCGGCGGACGGAGCCGGCAGCTCCGGCGCCCAAAGAGATGGGGGTCGACTACTACAAGGTCCTCGGCGTCGACCGCGGCGCCAGCGACGACGACCTCAAGAAGGCCTACCGCAAGCTCGCCATGCGGTGGCACCCAGACAAGAACCCCACCACCAAGAAGGAGGCGGAGGCCAAGTTCAAGCAGATCTCCGAGGCGTACGAGGTTGCTTTTCTTTTTTGATCTCCTCCTGCCAAGATTAGATTTCCTTTTTCTTCCGCTCTTGAACAGTTAGCGAAATCTGTTCATCGCCAATCATGAAAGTTCACGTTTTGATCCTTGTGTATCTGTGTATGCGATCAATTCAGATCGACAGTCCTTGCGGTAGGTCTGTCTGATGGAAAGATTTCCTTCAAGTGCAAGTTTGGACATAATGGTGTATGCCCTTTGTTGTTGCTGTAGGTCTTACTGCACCCAGCGATATGATCTGCTATCCTTTAAACTTTTAATTGTGTACGCTGGAGATAGGTAGAATTGCATTGCATCTTTGTTTAGAATCCGGGATTTAGAAATAATGTTAAGTAGGGACCCTAAACAACTGTTGCAAGTTCAAAGACACTTATCTGTTGATGCAAACATTAATCCACTCCTTTGGCATCTTTTAGCGCAAGCATCTGTCATGGTTAAATTGGCAATTACTACATTGTTCATTGGTTGGTATTTTCTGTTGTGCAGTTTAGAAACGATATTTTGGACCGGATCCTGCCATTTTTTAGCAAGTTTAACTTCCAATAATTAGTTAAGACTCTACTTCCAGCCATTTACTATAAATGTGCATTGATGCTATGTGTTGCCTTATGACCTTTCAGGTCCTTAGCGACTCCCAGAAACGCACAATATATGACCAGCTAGGGGAAGAAGGGCTCAAGGGACAGCCGCCTCCAGGGGCAGGAGGTCCTGGTGCATCTTCTTTCTACCCTGGTGGTGGCCAGTCAACCTCATTTCACTTCAATCCGAGGAGTGCGGATGATATATTTGCTGAGTTTTTTGGATTTTCTGGGCCTTCCTTCCTGGGTGGCATGCCGGGTGGCAGCATGAGAGGGGAACCAAGATCTTATGGTGGGGGCGTGTTTAGCAACGAGTATCTCGCTAAGCGATTTGCAGAGGGTTCTGCCGGCAATATGCCGCGCCCATCACACAAACCAGCACCCATTGAGAATCAGCTTTCAGTGACCCTTGCGGATTTGTATAAGGGTGTGGCCAAAAAGATGAAAATCTCAAGAGAGGTCATAGAGACCAGTGGGTAAGCTTCCTTGAATTTCCTGAACTTTTCATCTAAGCACGTCGATGTGAGAAATCGCGGTATGTAACCTCCTATAGGCTATAGGGATTCAACGGATTATCGGTGGTGAATTAATTGCATTAGAAACTTTTATTTGGAGCAAGCATATTGTTCTTCAATGGGCTGTGTATGTCCACTGTTGTTGTGACAAATTAATTTAGTTTCTATGGCCTGTGCGTGTCCACTATTGTTGTGACAAATTAATTTAGTTTCCACTCAACTATTAGAAATAGCAGTGTAATTTTTTCATAGTAGTCAACTTATCAAGATGGCCTTGTGAAGCTAAGTTGCATTTTGTTGTTTAGCGGCTGGCTTTATACTTTCTGGATAGAATTGAGAATTTGTTTTGAGCCATAGATTATCTGGTATTTGTATAGTTTTTGTAGCACAGGGATGATACCTATGATAGCTATTAATAACTGCAGCAGTCCTTTTGATTTTCTTATTTCCTTGCTGAGCACAAGAAACCAGTCTCTTCATTGCTCACTCTTTCTATTCAATCTTACAGCTATGCAGTATGAATAGCATGTTTTTCATGAGTTTTACTTGTACACTGATACAAGTCGGAATCCGACTCGGATTCGGCTATCCAAGTTGGGAATTTTTTTGGATTGACTTTTTATTCTTCACATAGGTGGGGAAAACGGATAACTAATCTAATTTTAGTGCAAGTGGTGACAATAGTTAACACTTATGTATGTTGTAAATTATGTAACAATAGTTGGGAAAACGGATAACTAATCTAATTTTAGTGCTAGTGGTGACAATAGTTAACACTTATGTATGTTGTAAATTATGTAACAACAGATTAACTTGCCAAAAAAAATGCAAGTGCTGTTGTTATAGTATGTTCTGCATGGGCGTACTTGGATGCGGACGTGAGTGTCAGAATCCGACTCGGATTCTGCTGTACAGTTTGTTAAAAAATCTGGACATGCCAAAGAACACCTGTTTTCTGACACGTTTTCTCTGAAGAGATGGTCGTTACATGTTTCCTTTTAGGATAGCTTTTCATCTTTCCCTTGTGAATGCCTTCTGATCTTTTTCCAGTTGGTCTGCTTTGCTAACACGTAGAGAACATTCGAAAAAGGGCTAGGTTCATGTATATGCATATTAATTGTTGCCTAATTTTCTGTAGTCAGTGCCCAGGTGGGTATTCTTGTTAACCATTTTTTCATGTGGTAGTGAAGCCCTGCATAGGTCATTCTACAGCGCAGGCTGCATAGGCATCAGGTGGTCTAGCTTTGATGTGTCTTTAAGAGACACTTCTGAAATTGTTATGTCTTCATGGTTGTCATTTCCACCCTAAGGGTGTGTGCATTGTGTTGATGTTTGCTTATGTTAGGCAACATTTTTATGGATGGTGTTTAAATATATTTAGCTGTGTGGCTATGTTCTTGTGAATACCTTGTGTTATGCTTTGACATAAAGATATCAATGTATTGTTTCAGGACCATGCTTTTATTGGTGCCCGCTTGCTAATTTTACTTACATTTTCAGGAGAGTTTCACAGGTAGAAGAAATTCTGACGATAGATGTGAAGCCCGGTTGGAAGAAGGGGACAAAGATCACCTTCCCTGAAAAGGGAAATGAATCTCCAAGCATGATGCCTGCTGATATTGTCTTCATCATTGAAGAGAAGCCCCATGATGTTTTCACCAGGGAAGGAAACGATCTTGTCATGACACAGAAGATCTCCTTGGTGGAAGCACTGACTGGCTATACCGTGCAACTCACAACGCTCGACGGGCGGAGCTTGTCTAGACAAGTTAACTCGGTAATCCACCCTAGCTATGAAGAGGTGATCCCTGGAGAGGGGATGCCAATACCCAAGGAGCCCGGTAAGAAGGGAAATCTGCGCGTTAAGTTCAGCATCAAGTTCCCTTCCAGGCTGACATCTGACCAGAAAGCTGGGATCAAAAGGCTGTTGGGTTCTTAGCCCTGTGTGCCATTTTCTATAGACTGATGAAAGCGACTGTGAATATCTCCAGCATGTGGCTAGGTAGATTTCTATCTGTCCGGTTTGGACAATGAGCGGAATTGGTCTTGGTTATTCCGTTTACATACCTGTAGAAATGATGTTGTCATTCTATGTGTTGTTTTTCCCCATAACTTGGTAGAGGCTTTTTCACATGTGACCAGGCTGGTTGTTGTCAATGTTTTAATCTGTTCTTCCTCGGGATTGCAGGAAGGTTTGAGTCCAGAAACGTTATACAGATTTTGTTCCCTGTTGTGTCAGGATAATTCCGCTGTGTTATATATATTTGAACTAGCTATGGTCCTGTGTACAAATGACATAGGAACTATGGTGCATTCTCAGTACCAATTTAGTGTACAAATGACACGGGAAGTCTGATGCATTCTCAGAACCAATTTATGCTATACATGAGCTTCGTCAGCTAGACCATCTCTATTATATAGAGCACAGGGAAGTCTGGATTTTTAAAGTAAGGGCGTTTCCAACGTTGACTCTCAAAACGCCCACATTCTCCCCTTTGAGTGAAATTGTAGCAAAAGAAAGGAAAATCCATGGACGAGCCCCTCCACCTGAACGTGTCTGAATTccaatacgttgggccatttttcTTTCACTCCGTCCATGTTTCTTCCTTGCTCAGAATCCGCATCCTCCTGTGGATGCCCACATACGTCCGAAAGTGTCCAATATGTTGGGCCATTTTTCTTTCACTCCGTCCCTGTTTCTCCCTTGCTCAGCATCCGCATCCTCTTCTATCTCTTTGGCCGCCACCCGGGCATTGTTGGATGTCTGCGGACTTTGTAGGCATGAGGCAAGGGGGCTCAACCTTTTGGAAAAACATGCATGCTTCATTTCATGAGCAAAGTCATTTCACGCCTTACGACTTAGCACGTGATCCATGAACGCAATGTGAAGTTGCTAGGCCATCAATGGTCGCAGTAGATTACACAAGTGGAGAGAAAGTGCCCACGAGGCTCTTCAACCATGGAGATTGTAAGTTTTTGCTTTCTGCTGCTCTACATGTTGGTCATGCATTCACTAAATGTTGCAACTCGATAATCACCCCCTTGTATAGCTTAGACGCGCTGTCATGCACTACCACAGAACTAAGGGCTGGCAATTTACATTCATACATTGTTTGATGAAACTTATGGGGCACAATGCATGAGACGACATATGCGGTTGACTCAAGTATTGTTGAATTTAAAATCGATGAATTTGAAAAACTTGTTGAACATCCAGTTATCTCAGATGTAATATTTATATTTAAACTATTGTTGTACTAGGGGATACTTACATGTTATTTATTGATGAAATATGCCATTTTCTATTATTATCTTGAGTATTGCGGACTTGGGGAAAAAAACAAAGATGGGCATTTAAGGGACATCATTGGATGGTCGGCTTCTGTATTCATGTCTACGGACGAGTCTGGAGAGGCCCCAGGCAAATACCTGTGACCATTTTGAGGGTCGAGATGCCCTAACACCATTCTCTGCTAAACTTGCATATCAAACGTGTGTATGGAGGATGAGTGTATATGGTCTAACTGACGAGGCGTGTCAGAAAGTAAAAAAAAAAAGAGAGCTAGAGACACAGCACAGAAGACTTGATGGTCTGAGTCCAACATTGCATAGCAGAAGAACTAACGAAAGGAAGGGTACAAAGAAGATAACTCGGTTCTCACACACAAAACGAAAAGCCTTTACAAATACGAGCGTTTATTACTGCACATCTGAGCTCTCTCATCTGATGGAAACAACCAGTCTTACCATCTGCAATGTAGCTGTTCGACCTCACAAGGGAACACTTTAGCAGATAActgaaaaacaaaaaacaaataACGAAGAAGAGATCCGTCCATGTCGTCTCCGAGGCAATGCAACTCGAGCGCCGGAAACCATCAGACCATATTCACAGCAGTCACCTCATCAGGCGGCCTTCGCCTGCAAAGATTTGAGCAAGATAAATAAGATTGCGGCATTAACATGGCTCTTGGATCATACAAGGAAAAAATGTTTATAACTCCATATTTGTCTTCTCTACAACCATGGTTAGCATTGACCATACCAATCCAATTGTTGAAAGGTTTTCATCTTGTTATTTATACTCTTTGACTAGCTGATTTTGACCTTTTGAGGGTCTTggttgattagaaaaatatgcgaTATGTTCTTGGGGTAACCAAGAGGAAGAATTATTTTTAGTAAATTACCTTTCCTGGGGTAACCAAGAACAGAAAAATATGTTATGTTGCTTGGATTAATCAAGAAAACTTTCAATTTATTTGGTCGTTCAGTGTTGCCAAAGCTGTATAATCATATTCCAGTTAGAAACAGCTCATATTGGTTCCTCTTTACATGTATTCAGATTAGGAGATACTGGAATAATTGAGGGGAAGCTTACCCTTTTCTCCTCCTCGATCTTAGCTTTGATGTACGAGTAGAGGGCAACACCAGCTATTGCAACGCAAGTCCCGATTCCAGTCTGTGTGGTAATTTTGTTGCCTGCTCACACAAGATTTAGCAAGGGTTAAAACTAGGCATAAACCCATGCCACAGAAAAAAGGACAATTGGGCAAATAATATTTAGTCATAATAAATAATGGGACATTTTATTTACCAAAAATGATGATCGAGAAACCAATGACGAAAACCCTTTTTAACACATTGCCAACAGCATGTGTCAGAGGGGCCACCCGTTCCAAAGTGTTTGTAGCAATCTGCCATGAGCCATGTAACGGATTATAACAGATGAAACCATCAAAAATGGAATGTGCTAGTCTGGCAACATCACGATCAACTGCTGCTAAATGTTGATCTCTACATTGCATAAGAAACAGATGCCGGTAAAGTCATTGTATGGCTCATGTTATTACAAATGGTATGGTGTAATGCCATGAGAAAGCTCAAATGCCACACCTAATTATTCCAACAAGAGCCTATGCAACTGGTTACCTGATTATAGAGATGGTAGAACAATCCCACCAGGAAAAGATCTGATACAAATTTTGTCATTCCTACTTTTGCAATTGCATCGTTTAATCCATACTGCATTAGCTGTGGTCCTTCAATCTGCAAGGTTGGTCATTCAAAATAAGAAACGTGAAGCATAACACAAGAAACCTTTTTTGTTTGGGCTATATTTATCACACTTACAATAAGTGCAGGTGGTATGCAGACAACTAGAGCAATTATTGAGATGTAAGCATACACGTTGGTGCTATCCATGTCAGT encodes:
- the LOC125554139 gene encoding signaling peptide TAXIMIN 2-like; its protein translation is MGADDGRRDDDGWQCRPLGLLIGLPFAALALVLSLAGAVVWILGSALSCVCPCCVCCAAAANLAVGLVQMPVKVIRWFIRQIPC
- the LOC125552667 gene encoding dnaJ homolog subfamily B member 4-like, with the translated sequence MGVDYYKVLGVDRGASDDDLKKAYRKLAMRWHPDKNPTTKKEAEAKFKQISEAYEVLSDSQKRTIYDQLGEEGLKGQPPPGAGGPGASSFYPGGGQSTSFHFNPRSADDIFAEFFGFSGPSFLGGMPGGSMRGEPRSYGGGVFSNEYLAKRFAEGSAGNMPRPSHKPAPIENQLSVTLADLYKGVAKKMKISREVIETSGRVSQVEEILTIDVKPGWKKGTKITFPEKGNESPSMMPADIVFIIEEKPHDVFTREGNDLVMTQKISLVEALTGYTVQLTTLDGRSLSRQVNSVIHPSYEEVIPGEGMPIPKEPGKKGNLRVKFSIKFPSRLTSDQKAGIKRLLGS